One Ananas comosus cultivar F153 linkage group 1, ASM154086v1, whole genome shotgun sequence DNA window includes the following coding sequences:
- the LOC109720211 gene encoding rab3 GTPase-activating protein non-catalytic subunit, with the protein MARRSHHLTEVASIAGAGEVGEVGAGEREGWLNDPSLLASLHRRTSLALAHSSPSATVIRPRLSPSDGRISAVEWLPFSGEEGGAAAAIVVGTSAGFLLVYSSDGDLIHKQSIYPEKILRLRFQERKRNFQDSGSEELCVVFPGVIARFDGSDIQNMLQRWFQEAGSRHWGTRFHQEEEEDESSFGRIPFQLWNISKFGSCADAGIAGLMPPPLLEFQSTQRYYCAVTVGEDAVISAYRLSEDRSRSLVGAILSKVVPATFSTIASFSRIIWRSDQTAAKKARPKPQPFAKASPLTCLKDHPRKGDKLTLSPSGTLAAITDSLGRILLLDTQALVVVRLWKGYRDASCLFMEMLVRGDKPSSSSTNYEYTKSDYCLCLAIHAPRKGIIEIWKMRTGPRLLTIPCPKGCKILQPSMRFLSSSSSPSSYTPLEVFLLNGDSGQLSVLSSHIG; encoded by the exons ATGGCGCGGCGATCGCACCATCTCACGGAGGTGGCGTccatcgccggcgccggcgaggtcggcgaggtcggcgccGGGGAGCGCGAGGGGTGGCTCAACGACCCCTCCCTCCTCGCCTCCCTCCACCGCCGCAcctccctcgccctcgcccactcctccccctccgccacCGTGATCCGCCCCCGCCTCTCCCCCTCCGACGGCCGCATCTCCGCCGTGGAGTGGCTCCCCTTCTCCGGAGAAgaaggcggcgccgccgccgccatcgtcgTCGGCACCTCCGCCGGGTTCCTCCTCGTCTACTCCTCCGATGGCGATCTGATCCACAAGCAG AGTATATATCCTGAAAAGATATTGAGGCTAAGATTccaagagaggaagagaaatttTCAGGATTCAGGTTCTGAGGAGCTTTGTGTGGTCTTCCCAGGCGTAATTGCACGTTTTGATGGATCAGACATTCAG AATATGCTCCAAAGATGGTTTCAAGAGGCAGGATCACGCCACTGGGGGACTAGGTTCCatcaggaagaagaagaggatgagaGTTCCTTTGGGAGAATACCCTTTCAACTATGGAACATTAGCAAATTTGGATCTTGCGCTGATGCCGGCATTGCGGGATTAATGCCTCCTCCACTATTGGAGTTTCAG TCAACTCAGCGGTACTATTGTGCAGTTACAGTTGGAGAGGATGCTGTGATCTCGGCATATAG GCTGTCAGAGGATAGGAGCAGATCCTTAGTAGGAGCTATTCTTTCAAAGGTTGTTCCGGCAACATTCTCAACCATTGCATCATTTTCAAGAATCATATGGCGTAGTGATCAAACCGCCGCAAAGAAGGCACGGCCAAAGCCTCAACCATTTGCTAAAG CGTCGCCTTTAACATGTTTGAAAGACCATCCAAGAAAAGGAGACAAACTCACTTTGTCCCCTAGTGGTACATTGGCTGCTATAACCGATTCTTTGGGCCGTATTCTACTACTAGACACTCAAGCACTTGTTGTCGTGCGGTTGTGGAAG GGTTATCGTGATGCTTCATGTCTCTTCATGGAGATGCTTGTACGAGGAGATAAACCGTCATCAAGTTCGACAAATTATGAATATACGAAAAGTGACTATTGCTTGTGTTTGGCGATTCATGCACCGCGCAAAGGAATAATTGAG ATTTGGAAGATGAGAACCGGCCCACGACTTCTGACCATCCCGTGCCCAAAAGGGTGCAAAATCCTCCAACCCTCCATGAGGTttttgtcatcatcatcatccccATCTTCATACACTCCTTTGGAGGTTTTCCTTTTGAATGGTGATTCTGGGCAGTTATCTGTTTTGAGTAGTCATATTGGGTAA
- the LOC109722394 gene encoding ubiquitin-conjugating enzyme E2 36-like, producing MANSNLPRRIIKETQRLLSEPAPGIIATPYEENMRYFNVMILGPEQSPYEGGVFKLELFLPEEYPMAPPKVRFLTKIYHPNIDKLGRICLDILKDKWSPALQIRTVLLSIQALLSAPNPDDPLSDNIAKHWKANEAEAVETAKEWTRLYATAGA from the exons ATGGCCAACAGTAACCTCCCCCGACGAATCATCAAG GAGACGCAGCGTCTCCTCAGCGAGCCAG CTCCGGGTATCATTGCGACTCCGTATGAGGAAAATATGCGCTACTTTAATGTGATGATCCTTGGTCCGGAGCAGTCGCCCTATGAAG GAGGGGTTTTCAAGCTTGAATTATTTTTGCCCGAAGAATATCCAATGGCTCCACCGAAG GTTCGTTTTCTTACGAAAATTTATCATCCCAATATTGACAAG CTTGGAAGGATATGCCTTGACATTTTAAAGGACAAATGGAGTCCTGCCCTCCAGATACGAACAGTTCTATTGAG TATTCAAGCACTTCTCAGTGCGCCAAACCCTGATGACCCACTGTCGGACAACATAGCTAAGCATTGGAAAGCCAATGAAGCAGAGGCTGTTGAAACTG CAAAGGAATGGACCCGACTATATGCCACCGCCGGGGCGTGA